One Manihot esculenta cultivar AM560-2 chromosome 18, M.esculenta_v8, whole genome shotgun sequence genomic window carries:
- the LOC110606032 gene encoding UPF0047 protein YjbQ: MHVRAASSSVSFSAPKPVRVWALAPSVVRVNSLYTAKPSSVNSDSNSMAAAVPKWAQKTITLPPQRRGCHLITPKILNEIGSDLSEFKCGLAHLFLHHTSASLTINENYDSDVRDDTETFLNKIVPEGSSAPWKHTLEGPDDMPAHIKSSIFGCALTIPITNGKLNMGTWQGIWLCEHRDQPTARKVVVTLNGI, encoded by the exons ATGCATGTACGAGCTGCTTCCTCCTCTGTGTCTTTCTCAGCACCAAAGCCCGTCAGGGTGTGGGCGTTGGCTCCATCGGTGGTTCGCGTCAATTCCCTCTACACTGCTAAACCTTCTTCTGTCAACAGCGATTCCAACTCCATGGCTGCGGCCGTACCTAAGTGGGCGCAGAAGACTATTACCCTACCCCCACAGCGCCGAGGCTGCCATCTTATTACTCCCAAG ATTTTGAATGAAATTGGTTCAGACTTGTCAGAATTCAAGTGCGGCCTTGCTCATCTCTTCT TACACCACACAAGTGCCTCTCTTACTATCAACGAGAATTATGACTCTGATGTTCGAGATGACACCGAGACGTTCCTCAATAAGATAGTTCCTgag GGGAGTTCTGCACCTTGGAAGCATACGTTGGAAG GTCCAGATGACATGCCAGCCCACATCAAATCATCGATTTTTGGATGTGCACTCAC GATTCCAATCACAAATGGAAAGCTTAATATGGGCACCTGGCAG GGAATATGGCTGTGTGAACATCGTGACCAACCTACTGCCCGCAAAGTTGTGGTTACTCTTAATGGGATATGA
- the LOC110606350 gene encoding uncharacterized protein LOC110606350, which translates to MTGSHTSLPCILAMTCALPLLDIPIDDSLNFSFPTFPRLLCSLFRLPSATLTLVDFGPTKSKEMGTCFSCSVFSESQLLPPTAKVVSVNGNLQEYNVPVFVSQVINCEAASSSSSSSSSPSLFLCNSDFLSYDDYIPVLDSNAQLKANQLYFVLPRSKLQNRLNASDMAALAVKASIAIQNASKKDAYRRKKARISPVLLGNQSLASSYDAHVIKSFEKPQAPQQSPVGFSRSGSVGRLRKYTSRRAKLAVRSFKLRLSTIYEGTVL; encoded by the coding sequence ATGACGGGCTCTCACACGTCATTGCCTTGTATACTCGCTATGACCTGCGCTCTTCCTTTATTAGACATACCAATTGACGACTCCCTCAACTTCTCTTTTCCTACCTTCCCTCGCTTGCTCTGCTCTCTCTTCCGTCTTCCCTCTGCTACTCTCACTTTGGTTGATTTCGGGCCTACCAAATCGAAAGAAATGGGCACCTGTTTCTCTTGCTCAGTCTTCAGTGAATCTCAGCTTCTTCCCCCGACTGCAAAGGTTGTTTCAGTTAATGGGAATCTCCAGGAATACAATGTTCCTGTATTTGTTTCTCAAGTCATCAACTGTGAAGCTGCATCATCCTCgtcttcatcatcttcttcgcCTTCTTTATTCCTCTGCAATTCTGACTTTTTATCCTATGATGATTACATACCGGTCTTGGATTCCAACGCTCAGCTAAAAGCCAACCAGTTATATTTTGTTCTTCCTAGATCTAAACTCCAAAACAGGCTTAACGCTTCTGACATGGCAGCTTTGGCTGTAAAAGCTAGCATAGCCATACAAAATGCGTCTAAGAAAGACGCTTATCGGCGTAAGAAGGCCAGGATTTCCCCTGTTCTGTTAGGCAATCAGTCCTTAGCTTCATCATATGATGCCCATGTTATTAAGTCGTTCGAGAAACCACAGGCACCGCAGCAATCACCTGTGGGGTTTTCCAGATCCGGGTCTGTCGGAAGATTACGAAAGTATACTTCCAGACGAGCGAAATTAGCTGTTCGCTCCTTTAAGCTCAGATTAAGCACCATTTACGAAGGGACAGTGCTCTga